A stretch of Allostreptomyces psammosilenae DNA encodes these proteins:
- a CDS encoding FBP domain-containing protein yields the protein MRPVSESEIRASFVNCSKGEARRLNLPRGLADLPWEHLDFLGWRDPGAPDRSYLVAEREGGPEAAGGLVGVTLRMPAGVRKSLMKSNVCAVCVTPHPGTGVLLQTAARAGASGRQGNSVGQYMCADLACSLYVRGRKKPEMGGRPTESLTVEERIRRLRANLDAFLSEVLRESVAAG from the coding sequence ATGCGTCCGGTCAGTGAGAGTGAGATACGCGCGTCCTTCGTGAACTGCTCGAAGGGAGAGGCGCGCCGGCTGAACCTGCCCAGGGGGCTGGCCGACCTGCCCTGGGAGCACCTGGACTTCCTGGGGTGGCGCGATCCGGGCGCGCCGGACCGCAGCTACCTCGTCGCGGAGCGCGAGGGCGGGCCGGAGGCCGCCGGAGGGCTCGTCGGGGTCACGCTGCGGATGCCGGCCGGGGTGCGCAAGTCGCTGATGAAGAGCAACGTCTGCGCGGTGTGCGTGACACCCCACCCGGGGACGGGCGTGCTGCTGCAGACGGCCGCGCGGGCCGGGGCCTCCGGGCGGCAGGGCAACTCGGTTGGCCAGTACATGTGCGCCGACCTGGCCTGTTCGCTGTACGTGCGGGGGCGGAAGAAGCCCGAGATGGGCGGCCGTCCGACGGAGTCGCTCACCGTGGAGGAGCGGATCCGGCGGCTCCGGGCGAACCTGGACGCCTTTCTCTCGGAGGTCCTGCGCGAGTCCGTCGCCGCCGGCTGA
- a CDS encoding AAA family ATPase: MEQGEGGDTVDELPNVLWIGGPPGSGKSTAARTLARRHGLRWYNSDTRTWTHRDRALAAGDPAALRFEELTPAQRAALPPAERHALDLPVERGRMTVDDLRALPAAPLTIAEGTLVTPAMLPPGAADRAVWLTLSPREQRARLEARHGPGAVPELYLYLREVIEAELDRADVRRIVVDGLTPEQTAAEVEKVFAGPLAEGPTADSAVERRALLRYANQAVVEQYETVSARPWCTLDLHATVVAFACECGAPECTADVDLPVADLPPTPLLAPTHHPADPR; encoded by the coding sequence GTGGAGCAAGGGGAGGGCGGGGACACGGTGGACGAGTTGCCGAACGTGCTGTGGATCGGGGGCCCGCCCGGGTCCGGGAAGTCCACGGCGGCCCGGACGCTGGCGCGCCGTCACGGCCTGCGCTGGTACAACTCCGACACCCGCACCTGGACGCACCGGGACCGCGCGCTGGCCGCCGGCGACCCGGCCGCCCTCCGATTCGAGGAGCTCACGCCCGCCCAGCGGGCCGCCCTGCCGCCGGCCGAGCGGCACGCGCTGGACCTGCCCGTCGAACGCGGCCGGATGACCGTGGACGACCTGCGCGCGCTGCCCGCCGCGCCGCTGACGATCGCCGAGGGCACCCTGGTCACCCCGGCCATGCTGCCGCCCGGGGCGGCGGACCGGGCGGTGTGGCTGACGCTCTCGCCGCGGGAGCAGCGGGCCCGGCTGGAGGCGCGGCACGGCCCGGGCGCCGTCCCCGAGCTGTACCTGTACCTGCGCGAGGTGATCGAGGCCGAGCTCGACCGGGCGGACGTGCGGCGGATCGTCGTCGACGGCCTCACGCCGGAGCAGACCGCGGCCGAGGTGGAGAAGGTCTTCGCCGGACCGCTCGCCGAGGGCCCCACCGCCGACAGCGCCGTGGAGCGCCGCGCCCTGCTGCGCTACGCCAACCAGGCCGTGGTGGAGCAGTACGAGACGGTCAGCGCCCGCCCCTGGTGCACCCTCGACCTGCACGCGACCGTCGTCGCCTTCGCCTGCGAGTGCGGCGCCCCGGAGTGCACCGCCGACGTCGACCTGCCCGTCGCCGACCTTCCCCCCACCCCCCTCCTCGCCCCCACCCACCATCCCGCCGACCCCCGCTGA
- a CDS encoding nuclear transport factor 2 family protein, which produces MTNPPSTGTVAVLTGMYAAEAEYLAAGGPGRAPFDLLAPFFSPDVVLHQADGLPYGGTWRGHAGMARFFLAMSHAWESFEMVRQEFLATGETAVVLTQVRARARATGRELAFPILQTITVEDGRIRSVRPFYWDTRAIAEACAEPAATDRGAS; this is translated from the coding sequence ATGACGAATCCCCCCAGCACCGGCACGGTGGCCGTCCTCACCGGCATGTACGCGGCCGAGGCGGAGTACCTGGCCGCCGGCGGCCCCGGCCGGGCCCCGTTCGACCTGCTCGCCCCGTTCTTCTCGCCCGACGTGGTGCTGCACCAGGCGGACGGCCTGCCCTACGGCGGGACCTGGCGCGGACACGCCGGCATGGCGCGGTTCTTCCTGGCGATGAGCCACGCCTGGGAGTCGTTCGAGATGGTGCGGCAGGAGTTCCTGGCCACCGGCGAGACGGCGGTCGTGCTCACCCAGGTCCGGGCCCGCGCCCGTGCCACCGGCCGGGAGCTGGCCTTCCCGATCCTGCAGACCATCACGGTCGAGGACGGGCGGATCCGTTCGGTCCGCCCGTTCTACTGGGACACCCGGGCGATCGCCGAGGCCTGCGCGGAACCCGCCGCCACCGACCGGGGGGCGTCATAG
- a CDS encoding GlxA family transcriptional regulator: MLQNVAAVALEGGNMFELSVFCEVFGVDRSDNGLPVYDFDVVSVSGEPVRMKQRLTLSTPHGLERLLTADLIGIPSGDPDAHYPEELLEALRAAVARGTRVLSICSGAFVLAAAGLLDGRPCTTHWRYCDELARRHPKAIVRPDILYVDDDPVITGAGTAAGIDACLHLVRKEQGSTVANGIARRMVVPPHRDGGQAQYVKRPAPEPVTGPLGPAIAWVEEHLHEELTVDRMARAAHMSPRTFARRFQAELGTTPLQWLTNQRVLLAQHLLEVSDETIDVIAERTGFGSAGMLRHHFTRRLGTTPQAYRRTFCGPALRPAGAGA, from the coding sequence GTGCTGCAGAACGTCGCCGCCGTCGCCCTGGAGGGCGGCAACATGTTCGAGCTCAGCGTGTTCTGCGAGGTCTTCGGGGTGGACCGGTCCGACAACGGCCTGCCCGTCTACGACTTCGACGTCGTCTCCGTCTCCGGAGAACCGGTGCGGATGAAGCAGCGCCTGACGCTCAGCACCCCGCACGGCCTGGAACGCCTGCTCACCGCCGACCTGATCGGCATCCCCTCCGGCGATCCGGACGCCCACTACCCGGAGGAGCTCCTGGAGGCCCTGCGGGCGGCCGTCGCCCGCGGCACCCGGGTGCTGTCCATCTGCAGCGGGGCGTTCGTGCTCGCCGCCGCCGGCCTGCTCGACGGCCGCCCGTGCACCACCCACTGGCGGTACTGCGACGAGCTGGCCCGCCGCCACCCGAAGGCGATCGTGCGGCCGGACATCCTCTACGTGGACGACGACCCGGTGATCACCGGCGCCGGCACGGCCGCCGGCATCGACGCCTGCCTGCACCTGGTCCGCAAGGAGCAGGGCAGCACGGTGGCCAACGGCATCGCCCGGCGCATGGTGGTGCCGCCGCACCGGGACGGCGGCCAGGCGCAGTACGTCAAGCGCCCGGCGCCGGAGCCGGTCACCGGCCCGCTCGGGCCGGCCATCGCCTGGGTGGAGGAGCACCTGCACGAGGAGCTGACGGTGGACCGGATGGCCCGCGCCGCGCACATGTCCCCGCGCACCTTCGCCCGCCGCTTCCAGGCCGAACTCGGCACCACCCCGCTCCAGTGGCTCACCAACCAGCGCGTCCTGCTGGCCCAGCACCTGCTGGAGGTGTCCGACGAGACCATCGACGTCATCGCCGAGCGGACCGGCTTCGGTTCGGCCGGCATGCTGCGGCACCACTTCACCAGGCGGCTCGGGACCACGCCGCAGGCGTACCGCCGCACCTTCTGCGGCCCGGCGCTGCGCCCCGCCGGCGCGGGGGCCTGA